One region of Oryza glaberrima chromosome 7, OglaRS2, whole genome shotgun sequence genomic DNA includes:
- the LOC127779453 gene encoding uncharacterized protein LOC127779453 has protein sequence MPSPSCCLQCNPCGGMLALFKRRPRALLRRAVGKMNSSRRRRRRAAGSFSSVRAVFWPLMSMRSDADRNDVAAADRPPASSSTDDDSGGGGLRAPSPSLDTPASTTAARVLALQAQLGEAAAASTKPSSGGDDGVEEACRSFEKHLMEMLVEERKVRDLMDVEELLCCWEKLRSPVFVQLVGRFYGELCMDLFSGRDTDVSSDSEDLSL, from the coding sequence atgccgtcgccgtcgtgttgCTTGCAGTGCAATCCATGCGGTGGGATGCTCGCGCTCTTCAAGAGGCGCCCGCGGGcgctgctccgccgcgccgtGGGCAAGATGAAcagcagccggcgccggcgccgccgcgcggcgggcAGCTTCAGCTCCGTCCGCGCGGTGTTCTGGCCGCTCATGTCCATGCGCTCCGACGCCGACCGcaacgacgtcgccgccgctgaccGGCCGCCGGCATCGTCGTCCaccgacgacgacagcggcggcggcggcctgcgcgcgccgtcgccgtcgctcgacACGCCCGCGTCGACGACGGCCGCTCGGGTGCTGGCGCTGCAGGCCCAGCtcggcgaggccgcggcggcgtcgacgaagccgagcagcggtggcgacgacggtgtGGAGGAGGCGTGCAGAAGCTTCGAGAAGCATCTGATGGAGATGctggtggaggagaggaaggtgAGGGACCTCATGGACGTCGAGGAGCTCCTGTGCTGCTGGGAGAAGCTCAGGTCGCCGGTGTTCGTCCAGCTCGTCGGCCGCTTCTACGGCGAGCTCTGCATGGACCTCTTCTCCGGCCGCGACACCGACGTGTCATCCGACTCCGAGGATTTGTCTCTCTGA